The DNA window CAGGATATACACAGGGTGTTGAGGGTGCATTTTTATTCagtggtgcaagagaatggtgaCTCTGTGGGatggaatgaagaaaatgtagagAAACCTAAAGCTAACGTGCCGAATGGACAACTAGATGTCTATCAAACTGTGCAAGAGACTATAGCTCTTTATGCTCAAACAAGCTCCTGAAGTCGGATTATTACCCCACACAGCTGTGAGATCTCCTAAATTAGAGGTCTAACCATAAAAGTTTAGTCCTCTAACAacctaagcaaaaataaataaataaataaataaataaataaataaataaataaataaaaatttctctctaGGATTTTCCCCTACCAGTTTGTTGTTTAATTCCTGGGAGAGGAGCACATTCCCGCTTAGTAGCACATTCTAGCTTAGAGCTGGAATGTTTCGACGGGTAGTGCTAGGGAAGCAACTTCCAGTAAACTGCCTCCAATCAGACCTGACGTTGCTTCTGCAGAACTGTGTTCAGACcgtgcagggtttttttttgtttgtttgttttgtttcaaactGGAATTGcagatggctttttctttttcacctgtAAAAGGTGGTCTTCATTGATCACTGCATCTGTGTGGCCACCAGGACTTCGGTCTTGTAAGTCCAACccacaggggtggggtggggtggggtggggtgggggctatAGCCTGGACGAAAAGGCTTGCATGCTGGAGATCAGCTCCACCTGTTGAGGTCAATTAGTTTACAGGGGCTAGAGGCTGCGGCTTCCCTCCAGGTAGGGATGGGTAGGGATGGACTGCAAGCAAGCACGCCCTCTCCAGACCAGAGCCTGCCCGGGAGGAACCCCGGCAGCTAAGAGCAAGCAGCTGCAGCAGCTGCAACAGCTGCAACAGCTGCCGGGGCTGGCGCACCCCGGCCCGTCGAAGGGCGAGGGGACCGCATGGCAGTCACCACCGCACTGCACAAAAGGCAGCCCCTATCTAGGAGGCGCTGGGGCCTGGCGCGGTCCGCGGAGCTCGGGGCGCaggagcgcgggggcgggggggtggggggtgggcgagCTCCGCCtgcagggggccgggggcgcgcccAGGTgcagcggggagggaggggggtggtggtgggaggaggagggctcCGCCACGCGCCTAGGAAGAAAGCCTGACTCATGTCGTGTCGTGGCGGTGGCGGCGGGCTCCTGGGAACTGCAACTCGTGATGCTGTTGCTGCGGAGAAAAGCCTCATTACCCATTCCGCGGGCGggcaagggcgggggggggggcggacacccaccccctccccggggcgcgcactcccgggccccgccccgccccctccccctcccctgccgcgcgcccgcccgcgcccgctccCGCGCCCGCGCACGCGCACCGGCCGCGAGCGAGAACAGAGCGGACACACCTAACCTGCGcgcgcgcgccccgcgccccgcccccactCGGGCCGAGCCGCGCAGCCCGACCCGGATCCGCTCCCCCGCCCGAagcgcccctcccctcccttcccctcccctcccctctctccgcGGCCTCGGCGCCTCCGCCAGCCTTCGGCAATTTCCGGCGCTCGGCgaggcccgaggccccgccgccgcctcctccgccgGACCCGGCTTTCTGTCTGCGGCGCCGGGGCGCATGCGCAGACGCCATCTTCCTCCGTCTCCTtcgcctgccccctccccctcccccctgccgccgccgccgccgcctcctcctcctctcgcCGGCGgtcgcccctcctcctcctcgtcctcctcctcctcctgcgctCGGGCGCTGGTCCCTCCTCTCCCGCTGCCGCGAGAGACTGGGGGACGCGGCGGAGCCGGAGGAGAGCACTAGTAACAACCAccacggccccctccccgcccgcccgccctccgcaCCCACCCACTCGCCGACACCGGCCAACCCCACCTCCCGTTCCTTTGAACGGCGTCGGCTGCAGTCGCTTGCACCAGCCCGTCTGGCCCCCAGCGCCGCCGAGGAAGGAGCCGCCcgcgaggacgaggacgaggacggggacgaggacgaggacgaggagcCGAGCGGCTCGcagcccgccgccgccccccggggAGGCCCGGGCGCCGGCCCCTTCCTCCCCGAGGACGCGTGCCGAGCCGAGGCGCCTGCCCCGAGGGAGGAAAATGCTCGGGCTCCATGGCTGCCAGTGATGGAGCGGTCCCtgcgctcccgccgccgccgccgccgcgccccggtCGTGCTCCGCGAGGACCCGGCGTCCCtgcgcgcccgcccgcgccccgttGCTGGGCTCACCGTACCgggcgccccgccgccccgctccGAGCctcgccgccccggccccggccgcggccAGCGTCTGCTCACGGAACAGCCGCCGCGAGCCCAGGGGGTTTGAAAGGGtccgcggggcgcgggcggggagggccgagcggggccggcggggccgggaggggacaGGCTTGAGCGACCCTgagctcggggctcggggctcgggggcggcgAGGGGACGGCGGCCCCCGCTCCGCGCCGCCTCGGCCGGTGCACGGCGCCCGGGAGGCTCTTGCAGCGGCCGCCGCCGCAGGGGCTGCGGTGCCCCCGAGTCGGCCGGAGAAGGTGGGCATTTCTCggcttccccacctcctcctccccctcgtctcccccccaccccaccccaccccaccccaccccaccccacccccaccctcccctgccccctccctcctgccccgcACCCCACGTGAAGGCGGACTAGAGAGGGGGGTGTGAGACTAGAGGGGAAAGTGAATGGCGGAGGACTGAAGGGGTCCCCCCCGCTCCCCCACCTCTCGGGCCGCCCCGTTCACCCTCGTTCATCCTCCCTTCCCGAAGCTCGCCCTCGAAGGCAGGAGCGGCCGGCGCCTTctgctgaggaggaggaggaggaggaggaggaggaggacccgCGCCGGGCGGAGCGTCAGGTCCCGTTTTCCTCCCCGGCGTCTCGAATACAAAGATTACGGTGCAGAAGAAGGAAATTGCACTCGCCTCctccgcccccccggcccccgacACAATGCACCAGCCGCCCGAGTCCAccgccgcggcggccgcggccgctGCAGACATTAGCGCTAGGAAGATGGCGCACCCGGCGATGTTCCCTCGAaggggcagcggcggcggcggcggcggcggcggcggcggcgcctctGCGCTCAGCGCGGCAGGTACCGGCGTCGGTAGTAGTGTCACATCTTCCGAGGATTTTCCGCCTCCGTCGCTGCTCCAGCCGCCTCCCCCCGCCGCATCCTCCACGTCGGGGCCGCAGCCTCCGCCTCCACAAAGCCTGAACCTCCTCTCGCAGGCTCAGCTGCAGGCACAGCCCCTCGCGCCGGGCGGGActcagatgaaaaagaaaagtggctTCCAGATAACCAGCGTCACCCCGGCTCAGATCTCCGCCAGCATCAGCTCCAACAACAGCATCGCCGAGGACACGGAGAGCTACGACGACCTGGACGAGTCCCACACGGAGGATCTGTCTTCCTCCGAGATCCTCGATGTGTCACTTTCCAGGGCGACCGACTTGGGGGAGCCTGAGCGCAGCTCCTCAGAAGAGACTCTGAATAACTTCCAGGAAGCCGAGACACCTGGGGCAGTGTCTCCCAACCAGCCCCACCTCCCGCAGCCTCATCTGCCCCACCTTCCCCCCCAGAACGTTGTGATCAATGGGAACGCTCATCCTCaccacctccatcaccaccatcacatTCATCACGGGCACCACCTCCACCACGGGCACCACCATCCATCCCATGCCGGCGTGGCCAGTCCACCCATTCCCGGAGGGCCACCCTCCAGCCCGGGATCCAGAAAACTCTCTGCCCCTGGAAGCGCCGACAGCGTTGCACCAGCTGCACCGACTTCTGCTGTATCATCGGGAGGCTCACCTGCATCCGTAATGACTAATATCCGAGCTCCAAGTACTACCGGCAGTATAGGTATAAGTTCTGTTACTGGCGCTACTACGGTGAATAATGTTAACATCACTGCTGTGGGTACTTTTAATCCTAGCGTGACAAGCAGCATGCTTAGTAATGCCAGTATAAATGCGAGCAATATCCCTAGTGCTGCTAGTGCGAGTGTCGGGCCTGGAGTTAGCAGCGGTGTGAATGTGAATATCTTGAGTGGCATGGGCAAtggttctatttcttcctccGCTGTTGTTAACAGCGCCCCTAATGCAGCTGCAGGGATGACTGTGGGATCAGTTTCCAGTCAGCAGCAGCCACCGACAGTTAACACGTCGAGGTTCAGAGTTGTGAAGTTAGATTCTAGTTCTGAACCTTTTAAGAAAGGTAGATGGACTTGCACCGAGTTCTATGAGAAAGAAAACGCCGCACCTGCTGCAGAAGGTGTGGCGATGAATAAAGTGGTGGAAACtgtaaaacaaaacccagaagtgACTTCTGAGAGGGAGAGCACTAGTGGGAGTTCAGTGAGCAGTAGTGTCAGCACACTGAGTCACTACACAGAGAGTGTGGGAAGTGGAGAGATGGGAGCCCCTACTGTGGTggtgcagcagcagcagccaacTCTTCAAGGTATGGCTCTTCAACAGATGGATTTCAGTAGCTCTGGTCCTCAGAGTATTTCAGCAGTCAGTATACCACAGAGTATTTCTCAGTCACAGATCACACAAGTACAGTTGCAGTCGCAAGAACTGAGCTATCAAAAGCCAGGTCTTCAGCCTGTCCCTCTGCAAGCCACTCTCAGTACCGCGACGGGTATCCAGCCATCACCTGTGAATGTGGTTGGTGTAACTTCAGCTTTAGGTCAGCAGCCTTCCATTTCCAGTTTGGCTCAACCCCAACTGCCATATTCTCAGCCGGCTCCTCCAGTGCAAGCTCCCCTTCCAGGGGCACCACCCCAACAGTTACAGTATGGACAACAGCAACCGACTGTATCTGCACAGATGGTCCCAGGCCATGGTAAACCGGTGACTCAGAATCCTACTTCAGAGTATGTgcagcagcagccgccgccgccgatGCTCCAAACAGCGGTGTCCTCGGGACAGCCCAGTGCTGCGAGCGTGGGAGCAGGATCGACCGTGATTCCTACGGCCCAGCCACAGAGCATCCAGCTGCCAGTGCAGCCCACCGCAATCCAAGCACAACCTGCAGGGGCCTCTGGCCAGCCTGTTGGCCAGGCTCAGACGGCAGGATCTGTGGTACCTACTGGCGGTCAAATCGCAAATATTGGTCAACAGGCAAACATAGCTACTGCGGTGCAGCAGCCCTCTACCCAAGTCACACCTTCAGTTATTCAGCAAGGTGCTCCTCCGTCTTCACAGATAGTTTCACCTGCTCAAACCGCGATTATTCATCAGGGAGTTCAAACTAGTGCTTCGAGCCTTCCTCAACAATTGGTCCTTGCACCCCAAAGTACCTTGTTAACTGTGCCTCCCCAGCCGCAAGGAGTAGAATCAGTAGCTCAAGTTTCGCAGCAGTTGCCTGCAGTTAGTCCTTTGCCCTCTGCTAGTAGTATTTCTGTTACAAATCAGGTTAGTTCAGCTGGTCCTTCTGGAATGCCTTCTGCCCCAACAAACTTGGTTCCACCACAGAATATAGCACAAACCCCTGCCACTCAAAATGGTAATTTGGTTCAGAGTGTTAGTCAACCTCCCTTGATAGCAACTAATATAAATCTGGCACAACAGATCCCACTAAGTTCTACTCAGTTCTCTGCACAATCATTAGCTCAGGCAATTGGAAGCCAAATTGAAGATGCCAGGCGCCCAGCGGAACCCTCCTTAGTTGGCTTACCTCAGACTATCAGTGGTGACAGTGGGGGAATGTCAGCAGTTTCAGATGGGAGTAGCAGCAGCCTAGcagcctctgcttctcttttcccgTTGAAGGTGCTACCGCTGACGACACCCCTGGTGGATGGCGAGGATGAGAGGTAAGATTATGCCGTGTTTCTGCAGACATTCAACGGATTCAGAGTAGTGAATCTATTGAGTAGCTTTGTACATGCACAAAATTTGTCGAGAGCATtacctctttttttcatttttgtgtgtgaaaatCGTTTTCGTGGTAAGTTTCCTAGAGCAAGAGTGTCATGGAATGGTTTCAGAGTGGAGATAGCAGGTGGGTGTAAGTATGCAAACTATTTGACAATAGTTATTGAGTATTAAGTATAGGTCTGAGGGCACCAGGTGTTTTTTTGTTATGCTTTTTAAAGGGATTTCTTACAGAAGATTTTTGCTAACCTATATTAATAGTTCATCCATTCCTTTGAATTACTAAAATACTTATCATCTCTGGGGGCtggaggcgggcgggggggtgCTGTGGTTCCCACGAATGTTTCTCCTTTTCACTTCTACTGTGTTTGATCTTAGTCTGCAAAAGATAATGTTACCTGCTTTTCCTAGTCAGACATTATAGGAAAGATGACCTAGTCTGGGTTATATAGGTTACCCTTATACTGTAATTGACCAACTTTTGTACACTTATTTAATGGTCATTTTATCTGAACCGAAGAGGAATGGGAATCTTAGAAAGTAtgtcatgggggaggggggcttacACTGTCAAAATAACCAGATTTATCTTTGATAGTGGTAgtctgtacattttattttcccttttgtataGTGGATCAAGGTGGTAGCCATTTTAAAGACTAAGGAAAGTCTTGAAGGGTTGGATTTATAGGGGCATGGAAATAAGACTTTGTTCTCCTGTTAATCTATTCCACCTGTTCCCTTCTTtgccaaaaaaatacataaggccaaaaaaaaaaaaaaacactattaaacCAGTGTTTTCATGATTGAATTGGAAATAATGCTCTAACCATGCCACTGAATCAAATTGTGTCCTTTAAGCTGACTGATTAGAAAGTTGTGAAATCTCTAATGATTCTACATGGCTTTTAaacaaagttgattttttaaaggaatgttctTGTCACAGATTTGCAGGTCTGTGACTTAACCTTGATCAAAATAGCATCATAGGGAGTTAATGACCAAGGCTATTTATTTTAGCCATGCAACTCGGAATAAGCTCTaaagacatttaattattttagtattaGTTGGAGATTTTTGTGATGGAACTTTCATCAAACCAATTGGAAATTTATATCCTAAATGTGTCTTTGTGGTTTTCACCTTGGAAAAATTGAGAGTATTTCAAAAGAATTGcagtttttagaaaaagagaacaaaggccAAATGTTCCAGTGAGGTTTTCacgatacatatatttttttaattacttaagaGATGTTAGTTAAAAGTATGGTTaattgatataatttaaaatcttgtctttcaggatttttataattttttcaggaGTCCTATAATTAAAACCTTGTTACCTAACCAAATGAATTCCGTATCACGTATACAAAGTTTACTTAAGAGGACCTCTTCTAGGATGTGGTTTCCTTAAGAGTCCTAATATAATTACTGATAAAACTCTGTTTCATAGGTCAATATTCACACCTGTAGTTACTAATATtcactataattttaaataattatttgccccaaatattaatgttttctaaATCTAGAGTGTGTGATTGAGTGAAGCCCCTGAAAATCAGGTATTATGTGGATACTGATTCCAGCAAGATAAAAGACAGATGAAAtacacaaatgaaaaccacacatTTTGAATTGAAACCTGCCACGATTTTTGTTAATTACCATTTGTGGTCTCCTGGTtgactttctccttttcttcccctggtGGTAGGGCATGATAGAGCTTTCCACAACTTGCTTTTCCAGACAATTAAAGTCAGATGTTGCCACTTAGAAGTAGGTTTTTCATTGTAGGGATAGAGGGCAGTTTAAGGTATTTAGTACAAAATTAACTTTTCCATACAGTAACTAAGAGGAAGATTAATTAGGGGTGAATTATGTAGAAAGATTTGGTAATGAACAAGAAGTATGATTGAATATTGGTGTGAAGTAACTTGAGTTGACTCTACCTGTTTTGAATATACTACATATTTGAACCTTTGTTAGTTAACATCAAAGTCATCAAAACCAGGAAAGTTTTGTTTCATAGTTATCCTTTAAATGctgaaaaatcaaaatgtgtCACCCCTAAAATACCTGTAAAAGTCAATAAGGGGaaacatgtatattatttttttcatggtgtTTCActgcaaattatttcttttatcccCAAAGTTTAGAGAAAAGTTTCATTTAAACTTGCCCTTGGAAGGGAGTTTGAGAATATCTACGAGAGAAAAAAGTGataatgattataaaaaaaattcttacctttTCTTTCCATGATAACATCTGTGTCACTTGCATCTTCTGAGGTTTGCTCACCAATTTCTCTCTTCAAGAGGTAGAAGGGGGGCGGTACgttataatttcaatattatgACTTAGAAACCATGTTAGCGATGTAACTTTTTTTGGTGGTGAGGCAAATGAAAGATGGTTATTCTTTAggtttcttttgaaataatactCTTAactctttaaaacttaaaatgtttattaggtATGTGGAACATGCTTTCAGTTCATCATTGGGCAAGACCATAAATTAGAAACATGGGTCAGGGGTTAAGATAATAAtgtatcttgttttttaaaattcactctcATTGAAAAGGTATTAATgtcttattttatccttttacatGAACTTACCTTTATTAAACAGGGAAAATATAGGCATTTCACACTGATCTGTGGTCTTCTGTGTTTTCCAACTCTTAGTACAGCCTTTTATGTAAAATTGGTCATACTTCTATTCATCCCGTTAAGACTCAGCTCAGTTGTTACCTCTAAAGCATTCCCTTTACCCAGAACATGTTTCCTTAGCACTTTTTGGTATTCCTCTATGTAACACACTGCACTCATTCAATTATAATTATGTTTACCTGTCTTCCTCACAAGACTCTGAGCTCCTTAAGGGCaagaactaaatattttttgaacaaattAACGAGttgacctttctctctctttttttttttttttttctgtcactatttaaaatttatattgtttctcATCTTAAGCACAGCTATTAGAGATTCAGGGTCATACAGTATATGcaataaattgaaaagaataaagacacTTGCTTTTTTGCACTTCTTTCACCTCATCATTATTTGAGGTGAATTGATCTCTGTCTTCTGAATACAAATGCCTCTTATGTAGTGGGCCCTCAAATTTtgttgaagaggaaggaaagtctTATCTATGAAATAGGAGTAGTACTCATTTTTGCCTACTGAGGATGGTAGCATtagataaaatgttttaactATAGAATACTAAGCTACaggctttactttttatttaggTTGTACCTGCACACTTTAAAGAGTAAAAAAGTTTACATgattatcaaaacaaacaaaagcttcctgtccccttccttttccattttttcctttcccaaaagCAGTCACTTACCTCTTTTCAGTAATCCTTGTCCTGTTTACCTCCTAGTTTGTAAACAACATGCTTGTATTGTTACTGGATATGCAACATGGCTTTGATGGGTAGGAGCATGGACTCTGGAATTAGACTGTAGGTTTGAATCTTCTCTGTCAACTGTTTTATGTAACATTGggctacttaacctctctctaCGCCTCATTTtgctcatgtaaaaaaaaaagtgggggtgTACCTATGTCAATAGGGTTGTCATAGGAAATGAATTTGGGAAAGCCTTTAGAACTGTATCTAACTCACATGCCCAGTATAGtgtgtgttaaataaaatactctctgcttttgttttgcttttattaactTCCTGGatagaaaatgaagatttaattttgttatcaGCTACTCCACTAATCTCCCTTACCTCATGGCACCCTTTCTTCTTAATGGTTATGATTTCAGCATTCTTGTAAAATAACACTTTTCATGTGCTGTACAATGTACCACActtgcctgcctccctccaccaCACCCCAGCTATCTAGTACATGTAgaatgtatagtatatatatttctatatattacttaGCATATGGAAATGGTAGTAggtacctccccccccccccccgccccaggttttcatctgttttctccGAATTGGCTTTATGCCCATTTTTGCTTTGCCTTATGGGACAGAGCCTTTCCTCAGATGTCTGGTAGTTCTTGGTCATCTGCTTGCACGTTAGACTAAAGAGCTTATCTTGTGTGACTTGTTGACTGTTAGCTTTACCATAGGGTGCTCTGGCTGAAGTTcagtgtctctgccccaccctgtGGCTTAGTTTTTGCTGTAATTATCACTAATTCACCTTTTCATTGAGTGTCCCTTGAGATGTTCAGACATACCAGGTATTGttatcaatt is part of the Canis lupus dingo isolate Sandy chromosome 22, ASM325472v2, whole genome shotgun sequence genome and encodes:
- the TSC22D1 gene encoding TSC22 domain family protein 1 isoform X1 is translated as MHQPPESTAAAAAAAADISARKMAHPAMFPRRGSGGGGGGGGGGASALSAAGTGVGSSVTSSEDFPPPSLLQPPPPAASSTSGPQPPPPQSLNLLSQAQLQAQPLAPGGTQMKKKSGFQITSVTPAQISASISSNNSIAEDTESYDDLDESHTEDLSSSEILDVSLSRATDLGEPERSSSEETLNNFQEAETPGAVSPNQPHLPQPHLPHLPPQNVVINGNAHPHHLHHHHHIHHGHHLHHGHHHPSHAGVASPPIPGGPPSSPGSRKLSAPGSADSVAPAAPTSAVSSGGSPASVMTNIRAPSTTGSIGISSVTGATTVNNVNITAVGTFNPSVTSSMLSNASINASNIPSAASASVGPGVSSGVNVNILSGMGNGSISSSAVVNSAPNAAAGMTVGSVSSQQQPPTVNTSRFRVVKLDSSSEPFKKGRWTCTEFYEKENAAPAAEGVAMNKVVETVKQNPEVTSERESTSGSSVSSSVSTLSHYTESVGSGEMGAPTVVVQQQQPTLQGMALQQMDFSSSGPQSISAVSIPQSISQSQITQVQLQSQELSYQKPGLQPVPLQATLSTATGIQPSPVNVVGVTSALGQQPSISSLAQPQLPYSQPAPPVQAPLPGAPPQQLQYGQQQPTVSAQMVPGHGKPVTQNPTSEYVQQQPPPPMLQTAVSSGQPSAASVGAGSTVIPTAQPQSIQLPVQPTAIQAQPAGASGQPVGQAQTAGSVVPTGGQIANIGQQANIATAVQQPSTQVTPSVIQQGAPPSSQIVSPAQTAIIHQGVQTSASSLPQQLVLAPQSTLLTVPPQPQGVESVAQVSQQLPAVSPLPSASSISVTNQVSSAGPSGMPSAPTNLVPPQNIAQTPATQNGNLVQSVSQPPLIATNINLAQQIPLSSTQFSAQSLAQAIGSQIEDARRPAEPSLVGLPQTISGDSGGMSAVSDGSSSSLAASASLFPLKVLPLTTPLVDGEDESSSGASVVAIDNKIEQAMDLVKSHLMYAVREEVEVLKEQIKELIEKNSQLEQENNLLKTLASPEQLAQFQAQLQTGSPPATTQPQGTTQPPAQPASQGSGPTA
- the TSC22D1 gene encoding TSC22 domain family protein 1 isoform X4, whose protein sequence is MHQPPESTAAAAAAAADISARKMAHPAMFPRRGSGGGGGGGGGGASALSAAGTGVGSSVTSSEDFPPPSLLQPPPPAASSTSGPQPPPPQSLNLLSQAQLQAQPLAPGGTQMKKKSGFQITSVTPAQISASISSNNSIAEDTESYDDLDESHTEDLSSSEILDVSLSRATDLGEPERSSSEETLNNFQEAETPGAVSPNQPHLPQPHLPHLPPQNVVINGNAHPHHLHHHHHIHHGHHLHHGHHHPSHAGVASPPIPGGPPSSPGSRKLSAPGSADSVAPAAPTSAVSSGGSPASVMTNIRAPSTTGSIGISSVTGATTVNNVNITAVGTFNPSVTSSMLSNASINASNIPSAASASVGPGVSSGVNVNILSGMGNGSISSSAVVNSAPNAAAGMTVGSVSSQQQPPTVNTSRFRVVKLDSSSEPFKKGRWTCTEFYEKENAAPAAEGVAMNKVVETVKQNPEVTSERESTSGSSVSSSVSTLSHYTESVGSGEMGAPTVVVQQQQPTLQGMALQQMDFSSSGPQSISAVSIPQSISQSQITQVQLQSQELSYQKPGLQPVPLQATLSTATGIQPSPVNVVGVTSALGQQPSISSLAQPQLPYSQPAPPVQAPLPGAPPQQLQYGQQQPTVSAQMVPGHGKPVTQNPTSEYVQQQPPPPMLQTAVSSGQPSAASVGAGSTVIPTAQPQSIQLPVQPTAIQAQPAGASGQPVGQAQTAGSVVPTGGQIANIGQQANIATAVQQPSTQVTPSVIQQGAPPSSQIVSPAQTAIIHQGVQTSASSLPQQLVLAPQSTLLTVPPQPQGVESVAQVSQQLPAVSPLPSASSISVTNQVSSAGPSGMPSAPTNLVPPQNIAQTPATQNGNLVQSVSQPPLIATNINLAQQIPLSSTQFSAQSLAQAIGSQIEDARRPAEPSLVGLPQTISGDSGGMSAVSDGSSSSLAASASLFPLKVLPLTTPLVDGEDESASLLPEVQGVILEPQIQPRPRRAFDVRGPLSPLNPWKQNIQLLERVGKDNKQVS
- the TSC22D1 gene encoding TSC22 domain family protein 1 isoform X2, giving the protein MHQPPESTAAAAAAAADISARKMAHPAMFPRRGSGGGGGGGGGGASALSAAGTGVGSSVTSSEDFPPPSLLQPPPPAASSTSGPQPPPPQSLNLLSQAQLQAQPLAPGGTQMKKKSGFQITSVTPAQISASISSNNSIAEDTESYDDLDESHTEDLSSSEILDVSLSRATDLGEPERSSSEETLNNFQEAETPGAVSPNQPHLPQPHLPHLPPQNVVINGNAHPHHLHHHHHIHHGHHLHHGHHHPSHAGVASPPIPGGPPSSPGSRKLSAPGSADSVAPAAPTSAVSSGGSPASVMTNIRAPSTTGSIGISSVTGATTVNNVNITAVGTFNPSVTSSMLSNASINASNIPSAASASVGPGVSSGVNVNILSGMGNGSISSSAVVNSAPNAAAGMTVGSVSSQQQPPTVNTSRFRVVKLDSSSEPFKKGRWTCTEFYEKENAAPAAEGVAMNKVVETVKQNPEVTSERESTSGSSVSSSVSTLSHYTESVGSGEMGAPTVVVQQQQPTLQGMALQQMDFSSSGPQSISAVSIPQSISQSQITQVQLQSQELSYQKPGLQPVPLQATLSTATGIQPSPVNVVGVTSALGQQPSISSLAQPQLPYSQPAPPVQAPLPGAPPQQLQYGQQQPTVSAQMVPGHGKPVTQNPTSEYVQQQPPPPMLQTAVSSGQPSAASVGAGSTVIPTAQPQSIQLPVQPTAIQAQPAGASGQPVGQAQTAGSVVPTGGQIANIGQQANIATAVQQPSTQVTPSVIQQGAPPSSQIVSPAQTAIIHQGVQTSASSLPQQLVLAPQSTLLTVPPQPQGVESVAQVSQQLPAVSPLPSASSISVTNQVSSAGPSGMPSAPTNLVPPQNIAQTPATQNGNLVQSVSQPPLIATNINLAQQIPLSSTQFSAQSLAQAIGSQIEDARRPAEPSLVGLPQTISGDSGGMSAVSDGSSSSLAASASLFPLKVLPLTTPLVDGEDESASLLPEVQGVILEPQIQPRPRRAFDVRGPLSPLNPWKQNIQLLERVGKDNKQLLWCKCGSY
- the TSC22D1 gene encoding TSC22 domain family protein 1 isoform X3, translating into MHQPPESTAAAAAAAADISARKMAHPAMFPRRGSGGGGGGGGGGASALSAAGTGVGSSVTSSEDFPPPSLLQPPPPAASSTSGPQPPPPQSLNLLSQAQLQAQPLAPGGTQMKKKSGFQITSVTPAQISASISSNNSIAEDTESYDDLDESHTEDLSSSEILDVSLSRATDLGEPERSSSEETLNNFQEAETPGAVSPNQPHLPQPHLPHLPPQNVVINGNAHPHHLHHHHHIHHGHHLHHGHHHPSHAGVASPPIPGGPPSSPGSRKLSAPGSADSVAPAAPTSAVSSGGSPASVMTNIRAPSTTGSIGISSVTGATTVNNVNITAVGTFNPSVTSSMLSNASINASNIPSAASASVGPGVSSGVNVNILSGMGNGSISSSAVVNSAPNAAAGMTVGSVSSQQQPPTVNTSRFRVVKLDSSSEPFKKGRWTCTEFYEKENAAPAAEGVAMNKVVETVKQNPEVTSERESTSGSSVSSSVSTLSHYTESVGSGEMGAPTVVVQQQQPTLQGMALQQMDFSSSGPQSISAVSIPQSISQSQITQVQLQSQELSYQKPGLQPVPLQATLSTATGIQPSPVNVVGVTSALGQQPSISSLAQPQLPYSQPAPPVQAPLPGAPPQQLQYGQQQPTVSAQMVPGHGKPVTQNPTSEYVQQQPPPPMLQTAVSSGQPSAASVGAGSTVIPTAQPQSIQLPVQPTAIQAQPAGASGQPVGQAQTAGSVVPTGGQIANIGQQANIATAVQQPSTQVTPSVIQQGAPPSSQIVSPAQTAIIHQGVQTSASSLPQQLVLAPQSTLLTVPPQPQGVESVAQVSQQLPAVSPLPSASSISVTNQVSSAGPSGMPSAPTNLVPPQNIAQTPATQNGNLVQSVSQPPLIATNINLAQQIPLSSTQFSAQSLAQAIGSQIEDARRPAEPSLVGLPQTISGDSGGMSAVSDGSSSSLAASASLFPLKVLPLTTPLVDGEDESASLLPEVQGVILEPQIQPRPRRAFDVRGPLSPLNPWKQNIQLLERVGKDNKQISFNW